The Notamacropus eugenii isolate mMacEug1 chromosome 4, mMacEug1.pri_v2, whole genome shotgun sequence DNA window gtgtcatggatccctttagTAGTCTGGTGACAtttatggaccctttctcaaaaaaatgatttttaaaatataaaacaaaatagcaCTCTAAAGGAAacaatattgtgtgtgtgtgtgtgtgtgtgtgtgtgtgtgtgtacaaaccTAAGCTCACAGACCCCAATTTAACAACTTGTGTACTAAAGCTACTAGGCTGGTGTGGTGGGtaggatttggaattaggaagatgtgTTCAAATCTATCTTCAAATACTAGCTGTCTAATCCTGGGCATCACTTAACttcagcttgcctcagttttctcatttgtaaaatggggacaataacaatagcatctgcatcccagggttgttgtgaggttcaagtgagataCTTGTAAAATTCTTAGTACAGTATAtgacacagcaggcacttaatctctttcttcctctccttcctccctgcttcctttccttccttcctggttAAAACTTGGATACAGATGTACAGTCAATGTGAGGAGATATGAGAGCACTCACAACTGGGGAAGGCTTCACTGAGGAGGCAGAGGATCCTTGAAAGATAAGGATTCTGGAAGGCAGGGATGAacagagagtgcattccaggtatgggattAGTTTGTGTAACTACACAGAAGTAGATGACATGTTGAATGAAGGGAAAAGCTCCTTCAGTCTGGCCCGAATATAGATTGTGTAAAGAGATTCATATGAAACAATGGTGAAAAAGAAGGCTTGAACCAGACTGTGAAGAACCTTATACATCACGCAGaacagtttgtattttattctagatgcATTAGGGAACTATTGATGGATTTTGGAATGCTATGATCAGACCTATGTCATAGCTTTATTTTGGATGTTAGCGCATGAaaagcaaatgaacaaaaaacccatggaaaacaaacagacaaattcTACCAAATTTTCTAAAATAAGCTGTTTTCTCCATCTACAGCAGTGGAGCCGCCACATTTAGACACTGTGGTCCCAGTGTACAAAGTgaatataaaattgttttctgGCTCATCTGGTAAAAGAAGTTCCATGGGAACTCAGTTCCAAGAGGATGCTAATCCAAAGTATGCCTTGAACTTTGGGTAGCAGTGGGTCCACATATGTTGAAAAGAGGAGCTGAGCTATAAATTCATGTTGctccttattttatattttctgtctttGGTATTTAAGATTATAGTTTCCTTTTAATCTTTTCTATTTCATGGTCTCCcttttttaactttccttttcATGTCTAAGCTGTTGTAATACTAATCACTTTAGATAATTAGAGACCCCAATTTTGGCAGGAGTGAGAAGATTTTTAAGTACATTATGATTTATTAAACTAAAAGAATCATTATTTCTCTTCTGCTCTTGATTTTGACTGCCTATAGTATGTGGGTGGTTACTAAAAATACCctcattaaaattcattttctatattGTATTCACTAGCATGTTTAGTGCCTCATTACTAATAAGAAttcatcaaaaaataataaaaaaatttccattcCTGATTGTTGGTAGGAGAAACACTTTATAATTTCAAGGAGATGCTGTGAAGCTGTTTTGGGACCTGGCATAATAGTCATAAAATCTGTTTGACCTTAATAGATTATAAAACCAAGTTAGATTACAAAACCAAGAAAGATAAAACCCGTATTCTTTAAGATTAGCATCAATTAAGTATCAACATTGACAGTTATCAGATTACCACTGGCTAATAAATATTCTCACCAAAATTTTCTGCAAGCTCTATAATTTGACATTAAATGTACTATTGGATTAAAGTTTcatgaagttctttttttttaatattggagAAAATACTGTACTGAAATCTCTTGGCCATCAGAGTGCATACTGCCGAGAaccaaataatttttcttttgtagaaCTCCCATTAAAGGTTCCTTTTCAGgaactgatttatttttattaatgtcaaCTTATGCTAAATTATGGGGGCCTTCTCAtagcttcctccctccctacagCCAACAGCACATAGCTGAATCTATTAAGATGAAATGCAGTATAAGAAGGGAAAGATACAATCAGACAGTAGTTTTGAAAAAGATCTGTGTTTTAGTGTACTGAAAGCTCAATACAATTCAGCATTGTGATGTGGCAGCCCAAAAAACTTAAGTAGATTTGAGCTACATTAAGACATAGTTTCCAAGAATAGGGAGGTGACAGTATCACTGTACTCTTCCCTGACACACATTATCTGGAATATCAGGTTAAATTCTGAcctccacagtttaagaaggacattgataagttggAGAGGGTCCAGAGGATAGTGAAGGTCTAAGTCTATGTCCTATagtcatttaataagtgccttttatgtgccagattagagcacttctctgaatgtgaacagtttgttgctaacatggagggaaagttgaaccaacacatGGTTGGCAAtggtagagcagaaaaggagtggaaagcttagagatttggtatacagcactgcatttactcacttgggtcagaacactcacaaacatcaaggtTGGTTTGACAGAAAacaatggggaaattcagaagctgctaaatgaaaaacgagaactctaCAAattttaccagcaggatagttcatccatctctaagaaggcatcATTTAACTGCATCAAAAGTAGAGCACAAGTGAAGCTTTAGCGAGATGCAGGAAGGATTCTCAGTTCAGTAACAAGGTAGATGAAATAGTTTAGTTTCAACCCAAAGCACTTTAAAGATatcctgaaggctatttatgggccagacatatggtgcatcacaactactcagtgctgatggagccatattGATTACTGACAAGGATATAATCCTTAAATCATACCAGGaatagaacagaggtctgtatacaacattcatCAAtttgatctgaccaaggtctttgatactgtcaagtgttggtgcatgattttttttgtttgcagatgattgttcactcagtgcagcctctgaagctgagatggaaAAAAAGTATAGATTGATTTTCTGCTGCTTGTTCTAattaattaataccaagaaagcacaggtgctTCACCAGTCAGAACCACAtcattcatacatggaaccatcagctacagcaaatggagaaattctgaatgttgtggataagctCACTTACTCTAATAAACATCGCAGATGTACATATAGATGATGAGATTGCCTCATTCATTGCCagggctagctcagtgtttgggaagctccaaagtgttctcaacagactagcAATCAATGGTGAAGTCAACTTCTCTCTAGACAAATCTCCAACTGAGGAGGACATTTTGAATACCTTTAGGCTGCTTTCCTGTGAcgaagcacctggtgctgattctattctagctgGGGTTTACGAGGTGCGTTGAGGGGTGCTGGTGGTGGTTGGACCACTGAGCAAACAAAACCTGGCTGAAATTTTCCACATTATACAGCAAGAGAAGGTTATTCCtcagttcaaggatgcctccatcatccatttctataaaggtaaaggaaagactgtcctgtgacaatcacagtgcGGCTCTCAGATCTCTTAGTAAttgttggcaagattcttgccagagtcctatttaataggctaatccttcacctggaagatggttatctACCATATGAAGCCAgctggcttcagaaagggctgggGTATGGTTTATATGTTGTTTGCTGCcctacaactccaggagaaataccaggaatacaacagaggtctgtatacaacattcatCAAtttgatctgaccaaggtctttgatactgtcagttatGAGGgtttatagaaaattatgtcaaaatttggctgcccagagaatttcatcagtattgtacatcagtttcatgatggcgcACTTATCTGGGTTCTGGATAACGGACAATGTTCTTGTgctttcctagtcaccaatggaatgaaacaaagcTGTGTggttgctcccatgttttttggcatgatgttttcatcAGTGTTGTCAAACGCTTTCAATAAAGACAAACGCAGGGTCATGGTCAATCACCAGCACTGATGGAAAATTTTTCAACTTGAAAAAgatacaagccaagaccaaagtagagggagtgttggtgcacgacttttttgtttgcagatgatcgtgcactcaatgcaacctctgaaatACATTGattttctgctgcttgtgctaattttggcctcacaattaataccaagaaagcacaggtgctGCACCAGTCAGCACATCATTCATACACGGAACCATCAgctacagcaaatggagaaattctgaatgctgtggataagctcGCTCACTCTAATTAACATTGCAGATGTACGTATAGATGATGAGATTGCCTCGTTCATTGCCagggctagctcagtgtttgggaagctccaaaggaaagtgtgggagagaaaaggtattagactgcctaccaaactgaagttccATAGAATCCTTTGTGCTGACTTCCTTGCTGTATGcctgtaaaacctggacagtaaaccagtaccatgccaggaaactgaattgcttccatttgaattgtcttaggaagattctgaagatacaTGGCAGGAGAAGGTACtgaacactgaggtcctttctcaaactaaactgcaaagcattcaaactctactgcagacaGTGCAACTCCAacgggctggccatgttgttcgaatgccaaaagcatttttgccaaaaagactattttatggagaagtcaTATAGAGTGAGTGTTCACACAATGACCAGCAGAAGCGATTCCAGGACACTCAAGTTCTCTCTGAAGATCTTTGGAATTGattgagacatgggagacactgacacagaaggtgctatgctctaagagcaaagtagaattgacatagctcaaaagaaatgtgagatgtgcaaacttaagagtatccactccaaatgttcacatggactatttgttccTGATCTGCCGCAGGGCCATTctgagcttgtactggtctgatcgGCCAccgttggacacactgtaacttgactctaacacagtgatgttattttggtcctcttctgagaacaaagaacaaccaaccaaccgACAGTGCTAGAAACTCTTAAGTGAAATAAATATGAACTAATCTCTCTTacacatgacagctcttcaaacaTTTTAAGCCAGCTATTTTATCCCTCAAGGGTTTACCCCAGGCTAACCAGGATCAGTTCCTTCAATCAATCTTTTAGTGTTGTCCTGtctccaaatctctcatttccaCACCTTCTCTCTGATATTACCATTCTGGTTCAAACCCTCATCACCTtctgcctagactattgcaatagcctgctagttTTTCTCCCATTTTAGGTCTCCGCTCATTCCATCCTCCTTACAGCTGACAATGCTTTCCCCAAAGCTCATCACTTTTCTACTCAATAAGCTACAGTGGCTTTCTAATGACTCcaggacagggatggggaacctgaagcttcaaggccacaggtggccctctaggtcctcaagcctagccctctgactgaatccaaacttcacagaacaaacccccttaataaaaggatttgttctgtcaaacttggactcagtcaaaaagctgcaccccTGGACCAAGAAGCTCAGGTGTCTTCAAGGTCCCCACCTCTGCTCTAGGACCATCTTTATCTCATCCTCTAAAACACTTATTTCCGCCTAAGTTTTATACTGCACATAATTATTAGTACAGCAGCGCTTGTATGTAATTCATAAGCAAGTAGATCTCCTCATTTTTTTATCAGCTAAGGTGCACTATATAGAAAAGGTAAGCAGGGTCCGTGGTCTTTTCGATCCAGTCCACGCCCCATATACTTCTCCCTGCAGTCTGGCCATAGTGGGTATAGACTTCAAGCTTGTCGCATCGAGCTGAACTGAAACCCGCTTTGGGGTCCGTTTGCATAGACAAGGCGGTGGCTCGGTGGACACAGCCACGGGCCtggagttcaaatgcagcctcggACCCTTCCCACCTGTGCGACCCTCAGTGAGTCTCCTAATCCCGATTATCGCCCAAAGCGGAAGCGTGGGGGGCGCTGCAGTGTCTCTGCCGAGAGGAGCCCCAGTGGGGCCGGGCACGGCTCAAACGACTCGTGAGGCACGGGAGACACGGGGGCCTCTCCGGTGCGTGGCGGTCTCTCCCACACAGTGGCCTCTCCCGCGTGGCGGCCTCCCGTGCGTGGCGGCCTCCCGTGCGTGGCGGCCTCTCCCGCGCGGCGGCCTCCCGTGCGTGGCGGCCTCTCCCACACAGTGGCCTCTCCCGCGCGGCGGCCTCTCCCGCGTGGTGGCCTCTGACACACGGCGGCTTCCCGTGCGTGGCGGCCTCTCCCGCGTGGTGGCCTCTGACACACGGCGGCCTCGGCGCTAAGGGGTGGCACGGCCCTCTCACTGGAGGCTGAACGCCAAGCACAGCCCAGGGGAGCCCACgatctccctctttccctccccctctggCTGTTTTTCAGGCACGTTCCACGCCTCGCGCTAGAGGCGCCTCGCGCATGCTCCCTGTTGCCGTCGCGAGCGCTCCGCCCCCTCCTGCTCCAACGGTAACCGCTtcccgcccctccccctccccgttCTGACCGTCCCCGCAAAGAGTTTCGGGAAGACGCGTCCAGCCCGCAATCTGACCAATCTCTCGGGGGAGGGAGGCGGGTGCGGACGGGAAAGCCGGGAAATACTGAGGATTGACGCACGGCCGCGTCCAATGAGAACCAGAGTTTAGTTCGACTCTCGCCCAGACGGACCCGAATCGAGGCCGGGGGAGGCGGCTGCGGCGCCTGGAGTGGTGTGCAAGGGCCGGAGGAAGCGGCGCTGCCCGGGGCGGGGGGGGATCTCGTCCGTGGCTAAGGCCTCTGTCCGAGGAGAAAATGAGTTTAGCTCTGAGGTCGGTAAAGAGGGGGCGGcccagccccctccccctcccgccCCGGAGCGGGGCCCCACCGGCGGgcctgggggggaggggcggggagggaggaggggcggGGAGAAGCCGGGCCACCTTGCCCCGCAGGCTGAGGAGAAGCTGCAGGCGGGGCCGGAGCCCGGGACCCAGGTCGAGCTGCGGCGGGGCGCAAGTATCGCGAGAACTCGGGCCTGGGCCTCCTCCGCTGCTCGCCTGGGAGACGCCCCCGGCACATACGTCCTCCCTCCCGTGCCTCGGGCCGACCTGGCGCCGTCTGCGCGTCTCCTTCCCGCTTGGTTGTTATTCTTGGCCTCCTCtcactccccccttccccattccGTTGATGCCATTACAGAGAGAGAACGCAGATTCTTAACGTGTGGCGTCCATGTCTGATCGGAGGGGGATGTACCCAGGGGGTAATGTGGGGAAGCCAGTGGGCcctttcagaagaaaataaaccAGGAATACGGAGAGTTATCCGAACGTCGGTCAGTTCATGCCCTCTCCCCAGGCCTTTTGTTGAAAAGGGACGCTGGAAATCACCCAGTTTATCCTTTACTTATGAAGATGGAAGATCTAGAGAGGCGAAGTGATTTCCACGGGAGTTTTAAACTTGGGTTCTTTTCTGAAAAATTCAAGCTTCTTGACCATGtctgcctttctccttctctatGCGAGGCACTAGAGTTACAAAGGCTGGTTTTTTTAAGTGGCAGAGCTCCTTAGCGTCATTTACTCCAgaaatttgatttctttattaAAACGAACGTTTCCTCCGATGTCCTCACTCGGATCTCCGCTCTGgctttgcctttctctgtctctttcccccctGCACACATCATCCTCCCCCATCCAAGGTTTCCATTGATTTTGTCAGTTATTCTTCAGAGCTGTGCTCAGACACCCTTTGATGTGGGGTGTCAGTAAAACAGAATTATATACCTCTTAAGTCAAGGAGAAATTTTACAGGCCCTAATTCTGAAGGTAATGCTATCTTCTGATCTTCCTGGGAGATTTCATTGTAGTCACACCTACACTGTAGAAGTCATAACAAAATTATTTGTAGTATAGGATTAGAAGCTGTGTTAAGTGAGCTGTCTTAGAGTTTTTATTGAaaattctttaccttttgaaaACTTGTGTGTTATAATGCTGCATTCCAATTTACTTGGATTTTAGacattttaaatgacaatttaaaAAGTTTAGGCTTTTTGATACTTCATTTCTGTAAAAAGAtaaattcagtttcctttttgtcatGTCAGCCTTTCCAGAAGAAGACACTGTTCTTCAATTGGATATCATAGGTTTTATTTGCGTTTTGTACATGTAACATGGACCTGTGTTTAAGACGAATATCATTTTAGTTGATTTTTGTTATTCaaggaaaaacaaatgtttaagaTGTGTAACTTTGCAGGCTAGTATGCCAAAATATTTGGTGTTAGTTGATTTCATGGATCCCTTTAAATTATGTTGCTTAGGTAAAGTAGGAGTTATTTTAGCCACAAGCAAAAGTAAGTCAGTTTCTAATTAGGTTACTTTTGATTATCCTTAGAGTTAGTTTTATGCTGATATAAATGCTACAGAAGACAGTAATGAAAGTTTAAGTTTGGACAGTTTTTTACATGGCTTCAGAAAAGTTACTGTATCATATGAGCTCTCAGGCATTGCTTCATTTGCAAAAGtgttaaaggaaagaaggaaaatgactttctcTTAGTATGGTATCTGTGAGCTACagttttcttggctcttttgTTTTGGGAGACTGAATTAGTTGATGGCAGGGATGTTATGTCCTTAAGTCCTTAAGGTAATTTGTTCTATCTTTGTTCTCTCAAAGTTGTAGAAATTTGGAAAATCATCCTGATATTTATTTGATTAGTTTTCCCTCCAGTCTTATTTTGATTAttgatgaatgcaaatagaaaataaaagtggactacatgattttctattttctcttttttcatgtcATAGAAATGAGCTTGtagacaaaacaaaaaggaaaaaaagacgaGAGCTGTCTGAAGAacagaaacaagaaataaaagaTGCTTTTGAGTTATTTGATACAGACAAAGATGAAGCAATAGACTACCATGAACTGAAGGTAAAAGTAATTCTTTTAAAGTTGGTTTGTATCTGTTGGCAGTGACCTGAAAACTGCTTTCTAGTTAATTTTATACTTAATCTGTTTTTGGAACTCAACTGTTACGGTATAGCTTTTGCAGTAATGTGCCAGGTTGTTATTTAATGGTATCctaacacttttttctttttttttagaaaataatttttatatagttAGGTTAGTCATTCAGAAGGCAGTTAGTGTTACACCTTCTGTATACCAGGCAATATGCTAGGCCTTGGGGAAATACAAATTAACAGCCTTTTAAATTATAAAAGATCATTACTGTGAAAGGTACATACTTTTCAGTAATAATATTAGAGGATCTTAAACTGTTAATCTGCaggtatttatttagcatttaagtattctatttggAGGTTAAAGGGTTTTTGCTTTCAAAGTCTCTCCTCTTCATTAGGCCCAAACTCTTGTATATTCTGCTTTTGAAGTGTGAAagtgatcacacacacacacacacacacacacacacacacacacaattgcaGGTGTACACAAGCATGAACATGATATCTCATATATATGGGATTCTAAAAGTCTGACttttgtacatgtatacatgtattgtgTATGTAAGAGTGTACACATGCAGGTATATGGTTTCAGCATCACACTCTGTAGTAAAGAACATGTGATATCTGATTAATGCTATCGATGCTTATGGAAAGAAATGTCTAAATAAAttgataatattattttaatggCACTGTAAggttgtaaagcattttatatacattatttgatttgaacttcacaacagtGTTATggagtaggtgcttttattataccCATTTGACAGGCTAAGAGTTTTGTCCAGGATCAGACAGTTACTAAGATTCTGAGGCACCATTTAAATTCGTAtttcctgaatccaaattcagcatcatccactatgccacctagtagTTCTCAGTTTAAGTCttagtttaatttaaaaatatgaagggaatatggaagtgtgtgtgtgtgtgtgtgtgtgtgtgtgtgtgtgtgtgtgtgtgtgttgggggggaatCTTGTGcttgaaaagatggaaaaaaatgacattttgggGGTACTTACATTGTCATAACCTtatgggaaaggaaaataaaagtgtcTGCAAATATTTAGGTATGATTACTATAATCACTTTAAATTGTAAATAATTGCAAAAGCATTTTTAGGACAGTCATTTTTTGGTTAGATTAAGGGGCTTTCCATAGTCTCAGTGGGAAAAGTGATAACATTTGGAATGAAATGTGGGTGAGCATTGAGTAGGTTGCTAGTACACCCGAGTTGTAGTCCTGGCTATGACActttgtgacctttggcaagcccacctttaacctttctgggcttcagtttgaAGAGGCTGCCTTAATAAAGAGGAGGATGCTTTAATAATGACATCTCCTTTATAACTTGTTCTGTTTACTGCCATCAGGTTGGTCTTTCTGAAATTCCgggctcaaaaatcttcagtgagtCCCAATGGATTGTAGACTGACTCTTTAGTCTTGTgttcaaaatatttcatattttagttCCAGCCTACTTGTCCAGCTTTCCCCCCTACTCGTCTCCCCAAGGCAAACTCTCCTATTTATGcatatttatcttttcatttcttaaataagccttgtgcttttctttttacctttgctTGTTCTCTTCTCCTTACCTCAGATGCCCTAAAAAATCCCTCTCTATCCCAGTTTTGCTCAACTAAGATCCTTCTGTCCTCCATGTAAACTTTATGAAATGTATCCTGGCTCTTCTGCTCGGTAGATAAATTACTGAGCCTTTGTAAACCTCAGTATTATCTTCAAAATGGGGACTGTgaggaaaattctttttaaatgattaaGTGGCCCATACGTGTGTTAttgttatttactttttaaatttaattttcagtttgtCATGTTTGCCTCTAATTTTTCAGTTCCTTAAGGCATAGCACAGTGTTATGAACATAGTAGCTaggaaataagtatttgttaattgattgagtTATAGAGAAACATATATCATGAGATGTCATTTGGCTTCACTAGTGGAAATAACTTAAAGCAATTTTATGAGTTAATTTTTTGAAATTGAAGATATGTTCAtccatattttgtttatttttcttctgttttatgggtatgATGGTCATCTATGTGCtgcatttgtcttttaaaattagaaatctttatttttttaagaaggggagaggagaaaatgtcTGTGACTCTTTCGTTTTAGTAGCTTATTGtttgtatttctgttttattCCAAAAGGTGGCAATGAGAGCCTTGGGGTTTGATGTGAAAAAAGCAGATGTACTAAAGATTCTTAAAGATTACGACCGAGAATCCACAGGCAAAATCACCTTTGATGATTTTAATGAAGTTGGTAcgtgttttattttttatattcagaaatgactgGGAAATTAGACTGGGAACTTTACTGGAAAAGGaaacttttgttatttttctggttcttgataattttttgttgttgttacaaaatactgcaatattttttaatttcagtaGTTTCATGAAGGAATTAAATAAccttagcatttttttctgtgaGAAGATAGTGCAGTTTTGTGTGGGTCAAATTCTGAAGACTCTGAAttgtaataaaattaatatataggGAAACCTCATGCAtaggaacaaatccttttttataatgtatttttatgtataattatataaacaGAAACATCTTAAAATTATCCTTTGCTTTTGGAGTTAAGTGTTGAACTTGTagaatatttaaaaatggaaatattgtcTGACTTTTCCCTCTTTACTTGAtgctttgttatatttttattgctattaaaAATCTAGGATTCTTTTCTAGCCTCTTCTTTTAAAGAAGAAGTGTTGAAACTCAGCTTGAGGAAAAGCCCACTG harbors:
- the CETN3 gene encoding centrin-3, which encodes MSLALRNELVDKTKRKKRRELSEEQKQEIKDAFELFDTDKDEAIDYHELKVAMRALGFDVKKADVLKILKDYDRESTGKITFDDFNEVVTDWILDRDPQEEILKAFKLFDDDDSGKISLRNLRRVARELGENMSDEELRAMIEEFDKDGDGEINQEEFIAIMTGDI